One window of the Babesia microti strain RI chromosome IV, complete genome genome contains the following:
- a CDS encoding Serine/threonine-protein kinase ATR (overlaps_old_locusTagID:BBM_III07790;~overlaps_old_locusTagID:BBM_III07795;~overlaps_old_locusTagID:BBM_III07800), producing MEYAIELDETLLNISRKLLDNGISEAKRARGSDGAFDGFFSKHIIETFKQISSRNLIHVYPKVGGTLCKLVNQIVTHRDFFERANRSDIARLCFLAKALLDTAFSTDKAFNTDTGNHINGFIEIWSKTMVTVLNCIGIFIKDAKALFINDIYKCLRVIMGASGKTSGQGGATTHQSFGGLFNSIEASTGTHLKDVKVSASECSVRMLTALLFHSQEDFGGHGTERSGELLSRMCLESSPAMTAALLLGLHKFTLSQDAAHGLLQLANRPLSARTAEALVELVYKNVDSIAICPLLSFLKRIRPAPPNLLPLLPALGSAAATAAPHPGPSRPLPMPVFRRLRHSLDWPALLESLIRGGDFAPDISLAMSTYGIGRLDAQRFCSYLERHLAANPTLDVMSSVFHVILRRKEEALLSPLAASLEAGALDPPALAGAYVVLASAGAPAGGSPPDPEFTRHINQQLLLHSPLDPEFTRYIDRRLLLHSNCRSGGIELTPEPPSPYAVPMYSDRPFIEELARLRSRRGLHGHALNRGGAAPAAYAQAVEPTQTTLREFLKRTIFFYATEESYDACASLDGACCVLAPPLLPLVAVRIDFGAPPLRAAPLDDDLANMYEKSCGGDAEALGRLSQLCAQTGATLSHLLLRASGYQVYRRLARHTSSPPAKPSSCRFPPNQLLVDAVKPFPRMNHICRLISGEQALAEAARQLVDGHTITHSHDSPPKYDLSALFHRLLTHAPTDIGDVAKMLGKCGLTVNRDTIMLSLFPVFSKLMFDEIKDGAAGDLALGVTGLRLAMQAWGLDADLWDVVFYPALDLITGLATMNPLCYPAFSTLLRDKFQLPAPGKPCRYAQCGAYTDGGSRTNGSRINSPISDKFAMCQCHATHYVKMALKLLGLLVGVAKDAVHKFTYSVVGALEQIMTCSRGGTELELLAAGVFAALEGQAPAGRGQGLAIGYWKQMLAGGAGEKATFPQIAESLLASSGNEYEMIALTQLLLRAIRSDPSVLQEGDTCSAIRRLLLRHLAGGVRPGRLSRNTLLLLGLLPGEVPPLPLRTDGPEGIDGEKGGAALPEATRLAHYLLTDVVAPHVASKVGALTAQRLLSLLGYAGGDGVMYPGCSLGAARRFERYFGALPQLKPFTASQYQCTRGMDMNEDGLRAAAESDIQYFIWWLLRMLPGAKDGTEGTDGGNLLAVFRCCDLGMCGIPKLASHLLPRMVRLAGESLLPEIAAVATALLRRLVAERKSVLHVRALLGIVTPCPAVAPGPDSVECTLLRASASIYCGDYACGVYLLERMLTYSPRSFSFTDPGASLSGPTGRRAALLLARAFRSLGDTPSTLALLALGSAVSADSAGFPDTVRAPDSTAELVKLVLKDRPTEALASYLAAGAPARPSFLLFRIGQRLPLEQAGLFFSSMPTPPALTDYSRGDALEACWRLRNWDLMESMAGVDSTVGVDSTVGGPTAGMPGGGGWLDVLCDDAVERSFKANYAGILFQLRRGNEGQSVFAEALDDLFEPISSCIWGCMDSSSESDGFALGVLLDKLKRLASAYVVGGVARDVGLAERLFSRSLGEVVPFLRAALECTGRVSESVQLSLQHGCREGIGDLYNMVLRVEHQLPPGLVCAVACQYGCHLVDSAPQGESEGVRRGLSLLEKLAEAERGGPAFREYVYRCARLNALHPSVTIPLFREAIEGASSRSTLEYARYLDSLIDVKLSNAYAVKIVDAEGGQKLVGLTGVTAGMSFLQLLEETFKMYLRSISSCSADHCSLVFILNRLISLACVFCTPRSRDLYQNIWFDDKCCAFFYSTIVGVFRGLAPDGGAGCWYNVLPQLISRSRHALLGKSLFQPLIRGVQALFPRHSLWHILHRQEIGHAPPEQFQVYSVYRGLFDELAVLAMDATVYRDGRGGDIRRRYPGLWDLFQSPKFTRAGLVSPTSSQMTFSAVMRAVEAGEHDYIALLCGEIHILPSKQRPKKITWVTFRGFRHSWLVKHESKGDLRKDSRMMEIVARTNELSGAGTVPTFSVYLLSEKCGVIEWIENMQTFGSAVREDLKALALNERKISELQRKFVKSVAAGEFARSHSLFCGEILPLIPPVLHRVYMHWFGSDPLKWYRNRMSYTHSTAMWSILGFVVGLGDRHGDNLLLSKATGQVMHVDFDCLFGKGLKLAIPELVPFRLTQNVISGMGICGVMAESPFAQHALHVLGMLRRERKHLMSLLLCFVFDPLIEWERTGREAGVETGQCVTRQIEHKLKGAVNFTCLTSTSALDSHPTVAEPAVQGLEPSRQLELLVNTATCSHNLSRMFVGWAPWL from the exons ATGGAATATGCGATAGAACTGGATGAGACTTTACTGAATATTTCAAGGAAACTATTGGACAATGGGATTTCTGAAGCTAAGAGGGCTCGCGGCTCCGACGGGGCGTTTGACGGATTTTTTTCAAAGCACATAATTGAGACCTTTAAGCAAATATCTAGCAGGAACCTAATACACGTGTACCCGAAAGTGGGTGGAACGCTCTGCAAATTAGTTAATCAGATTGTTACACACCGCGATTTCTTCGAACGCGCGAATCGGTCGGACATAGCGAGGCTATGTTTTTTGGCCAAGGCATTACTGGACACGGCGTTTAGCACGGACAAGGCATTTAACACAGACACGGGCAACCATATTAATGGGTTTATCGAAATATGGAGCAAGACGATGGTGACAGTGCTGAATTGCATAGGCATATTCATAAAAGACGCAAAGGCGCTGTTTATAAAcgatatttacaaatgcCTCAGGG TGATAATGGGCGCTTCTGGAAAAACTTCTGGGCAAGGAGGCGCTACGACTCACCAATCCTTCGGCGGACTTTTCAATTCGATAGAGGCCAGCACTGGGACACATCTGAAAGACGTAAAGGTTTCCGCCTCTGAGTGTTCAGTAAGAATGCTCACCGCGCTGCTATTTCATAGCCAGGAAGATTTTGGCGGCCACGGCACAGAGCGCTCTGGGGAATTACTCTCCAGAATGTGCCTCGAATCATCTCCCGCAATGACGGCGGCCCTTCTTCTCGGCCTACACAAATTTACACTGTCGCAAGATGCCGCGCACGGCCTGCTGCAACTGGCCAATAGGCCGCTGTCCGCCAGGACGGCGGAAGCGCTCGTAGAGCTGGTCTATAAAAACGTCGATTCTATAGCGATCTGCCCCTTGTTGTCGTTTTTGAAACGAATTCGCCCCGCACCTCCGAATTTACTGCCGCTTCTACCGGCCCTCGGGTCAGCCGCCGCCACAGCCGCCCCCCACCCGGGCCCCAGCCGCCCCTTGCCCATGCCCGTCTTCAGGCGCCTGCGGCACTCGCTGGACTGGCCTGCGCTGCTAGAGTCCCTCATACGGGGCGGGGACTTCGCGCCCGACATCTCCCTGGCCATGTCCACCTATGGCATTGGGCGCCTGGATGCGCAGCGGTTTTGCAGCTACCTGGAGCGCCACCTCGCGGCGAACCCCACGCTGGACGTCATGTCGTCCGTTTTCCACGTAATTCTTCGCCGCAAGGAGGAGGCGCTGCTCAGCCCCCTGGCCGCCTCGCTCGAGGCGGGGGCGCTGGACCCGCCGGCCCTGGCGGGCGCGTATGTTGTGCTGGCGTCAGCCGGCGCCCCCGCCGGGGGCAGCCCGCCAGACCCTGAATTCACGCGCCACATCAACCAACAACTGCTCCTTCACTCTCCTCTAGACCCTGAATTTACGCGCTACATCGACCGGCGACTGCTCCTGCACTCCAACTGCAGGAGCGGGGGAATTGAGCTTACGCCAGAGCCGCCGTCGCCCTACGCCGTCCCCATGTACTCGGACAGGCCCTTCATAGAAGAGCTGGCGCGGCTCCGCAGCAGGCGGGGGCTGCACGGCCACGCGCTAAATCGCGGAGGCGCCGCCCCCGCGGCGTATGCCCAGGCCGTGGAGCCGACCCAAACCACCCTGCGGGAATTTCTGAAGCGTACTATTTTTTTCTACGCCACCGAGGAAAGTTATGACGCCTGCGCGTCCCTGGACGGCGCATGCTGCGTCTTGGCGCCCCCCCTGCTGCCCCTGGTAGCGGTTAGGATCGACTTTGGCGCCCCCCCCCTCCGGGCCGCACCCTTAGACGACGACCTGGCGAACATGTATGAGAAGTCCTGCGGCGGAGACGCAGAGGCGCTCGGACGCCTATCCCAACTCTGCGCCCAGACCGGCGCCACCCTGTCGCACCTGCTCCTCAGGGCCTCCGGATACCAGGTCTACAGGCGCTTGGCCCGCCATACAAGCAGCCCACCCGCAAAACCTTCCAGTTGCAGGTTCCCCCCCAACCAGCTGCTGGTGGACGCCGTCAAGCCTTTCCCTCGGATGAACCACATCTGCAGGCTGATATCGGGCGAACAGGCGCTGGCGGAAGCGGCACGACAGCTCGTCGACGGGCACACAATAACACACAGCCACGATTCTCCACCAAAATACGACTTGAGCGCCCTTTTTCACCGCCTGCTCACGCATGCACCCACCGATATCGGAGACGTCGCCAAAATGCTGGGAAAATGCGGCTTGACGGTAAACAGAGACACGATCATGTTGTCGCTCTTCCCCGTCTTTTCAAAGCTCATGTTCGACGAAATCAAGGATGGCGCCGCTGGAGATTTGGCTCTGGGAGTCACCGGACTACGGCTCGCCATGCAGGCCTGGGGCCTTGATGCAGACCTCTGGGACGTGGTCTTCTACCCCGCGCTAGATCTGATCACCGGCCTGGCGACAATGAACCCGCTGTGTTACCCGGCGTTCTCAACGCTGCTGCGCGATAAATTCCAGCTACCCGCGCCGGGGAAGCCCTGCCGCTACGCGCAGTGCGGCGCCTACACCGACGGAGGCAGCCGTACAAACGGTAGCCGGATAAACTCACCCATCTCAGACAAATTTGCAATGTGCCAATGCCACGCGACGCACTACGTAAAAATGGCCCTCAAGCTCCTGGGCCTGCTCGTCGGCGTGGCCAAGGACGCTGTACACAAATTCACCTACTCTGTGGTTGGGGCCCTGGAGCAGATTATGACCTGCAGTCGCGGTGGTACGGAGCTGGAGCTCCTGGCGGCAGGCGTATTTGCGGCCCTGGAGGGCCAGGCCCCGGCAGGTCGGGGCCAGGGGCTGGCGATCGGCTACTGGAAGCAGATGCTCGCGGGAGGGGCCGGAGAAAAAGCTACCTTTCCCCAGATCGCGGAGTCGCTGCTAGCTAGCAGCGGAAACGAATACGAGATGATCGCGCTTACTCAGCTCCTACTGCGAGCAATTAGAAGCGACCCCTCGGTACTCCAGGAAGGCGACACCTGCTCCGCGATACGCCGCCTGCTGCTGCGCCACCTGGCGGGGGGCGTGCGTCCGGGACGCCTATCCAGAAATACCCTGCTGCTGCTCGGGTTGCTGCCTGGGGAGGTCCCACCCCTGCCGCTGCGGACGGACGGCCCGGAAGGGATCGACGGGGAGAAGGGCGGAGCGGCACTGCCGGAGGCCACCAGACTGGCGCACTATCTGCTGACGGACGTCGTGGCCCCGCACGTCGCCTCTAAGGTGGGCGCCCTCACGGCGCAGAGGCTGCTCTCGCTGCTGGGGTACGCCGGCGGGGACGGCGTCATGTACCCGGGCTGCAGCCTGGGGGCAGCCCGGCGCTTCGAACGCTACTTTGGGGCTCTGCCCCAGCTCAAGCCCTTCACTGCCAGCCAGTACCAGTGCACCCGGGGCATGGACATGAACGAGGACGGCCTGCGCGCCGCTGCAGAGAGCGATATCCAGTACTTCATCTGGTGGTTGCTGCGCATGTTACCCGGCGCGAAGGACGGGACAGAAGGGACGGACGGGGGCAATTTGCTCGCAGTGTTCAGGTGCTGCGACCTGGGCATGTGCGGGATACCAAAGCTGGCCTCGCACCTGCTGCCGCGCATGGTGCGACTCGCCGGAGAATCGCTCCTCCCAGAGATCGCGGCGGTGGCGACCGCCCTGCTGCGGCGTTTGGTCGCGGAAAGGAAATCTGTGCTCCATGTGCGGGCGCTGCTGGGCATTGTCACCCCCTGTCCGGCTGTCGCCCCGGGTCCGGATAGCGTGGAGTGCACACTGCTGCGGGCGAGCGCGTCCATTTACTGCGGGGACTACGCCTGCGGGGTCTACCTACTGGAGCGCATGCTCACCTACTCCCCCCGCTCGTTCAGTTTTACTGACCCTGGGGCGTCCCTCAGCGGGCCCACCGGCCGCAGGGCCGCGCTCCTGCTGGCCCGAGCCTTCCGGAGCCTCGGGGACACGCCCTCCACGTTAGCCCTCTTGGCCCTGGGCAGCGCTGTCAGTGCTGACAGCGCCGGTTTTCCTGACACTGTCAGGGCTCCTGACAGCACTGCCGAGCTGGTCAAGCTGGTGCTAAAGGACAGGCCTACGGAGGCGCTGGCCAGCTACCTGGCGGCCGGCGCCCCCGCACGGCCCTCTTTCCTGCTCTTCCGCATTGGGCAGCGGCTCCCGCTAGAGCAGGCCGGGCTCTTCTTCAGCTCTATGCCGACGCCTCCCGCGCTGACCGATTACTCCAGGGGGGACGCGCTTGAGGCCTGCTGGAGGCTCCGCAACTGGGACCTGATGGAGTCCATGGCTGGGGTGGATTCCACGGTTGGGGTGGATTCCACGGTCGGGGGGCCCACGGCTGGCATGCCTGGGGGAGGGGGGTGGCTGGACGTTTTGTGCGACGACGCGGTGGAGCGCAGCTTCAAGGCAAACTATGCAGGCATCCTTTTTCAGTTGCGCAGGGGGAACGAGGGCCAGTCGGTGTTTGCGGAGGCGCTGGACGACCTCTTCGAGCCGATAAGTTCCTGCATTTGGGGGTGCATGGATTCCTCCAGCGAGTCGGACGGGTTTGCCTTGGGAGTTCTGCTGGACAAGCTCAAGCGCCTGGCCTCTGCGTACGTCGTCGGGGGCGTGGCCAGGGACGTGGGGTTAGCGGAGCGCCTCTTTTCGCGGTCTCTTGGCGAGGTGGTCCCCTTTTTGCGCGCGGCGCTCGAGTGCACGGGGCGCGTGTCCGAGTCCGTTCAGCTCTCGCTGCAGCACGGGTGCCGGGAAGGCATAGGGGACCTGTACAATATGGTGCTGCGGGTCGAGCACCAGCTGCCCCCGGGGCTTGTCTGCGCCGTGGCCTGCCAGTACGGCTGCCACCTCGTCGATTCTGCGCCGCAGGGGGAGTCGGAGGGCGTGAGGCGGGGCCTTTCGCTCCTGGAGAAGCTCGCGGAAGCGGAGCGGGGCGGCCCGGCGTTCCGGGAGTACGTCTACCGCTGCGCCCGGCTCAATGCCCTCCACCCGAGCGTGACTATCCCCCTCTTTAGGGAGGCCATCGAGGGCGCCTCGAGCAGGTCGACCCTCGAGTACGCGAGGTACCTAGACAGCCTGATTGACGTGAAGCTGTCGAACGCATATGCCGTCAAGATCGTGGACGCGGAGGGGGGGCAGAAGCTCGTTGGTCTAACGGGGGTGACTGCGGGCATGTCATTCCTTCAGCTTCTCGAGGAGACATTTAAAATGTACCTGCGGTCGATTTCTAGTTGCTCTGCTGACCACTGCTCACTGGTGTTTATTTTGAACAGGCTGATTAGCCTGGCGTGCGTGTTTTGCACGCCCAGAAGTCGCGACCTTTACCAGAACATTTGGTTCGACGACAAGTGCTGCGCGTTTTTTTACAGCACTATCGTGGGGGTATTTAGGGGCCTGGCGCCGGACGGGGGCGCCGGTTGCTGGTATAACGTGTTGCCGCAGCTGATTAGCCGCTCCAGGCACGCCCTGCTCGGCAAATCCCTGTTCCAGCCCCTTATTCGGGGGGTACAGGCATTATTTCCGAGACATTCTTTGTGGCACATTTTGCACCGCCAGGAGATCGGGCACGCCCCGCCCGAGCAGTTTCAAGTCTACTCCGTTTACCGGGGCCTGTTTGACGAATTGGCCGTGCTGGCCATGGACGCAACTGTGTACAGGGACGGGCGGGGAGGCGACATCAGGAGGAGGTACCCCGGCCTGTGGGACCTTTTCCAGAGCCCCAAGTTCACCCGCGCGGGCTTGGTTTCACCCACTTCGTCTCAGATGACGTTTTCCGCGGTGATGCGCGCGGTGGAAGCGGGCGAACATGACTACATTGCTTTGTTATGTGGCGAGATTCATATTTTACCTTCCAAGCAGCGGCCCAAAAAGATCACTTGGGTGACTTTTAGGGGGTTTAGGCACTCCTGGCTCGTCAAGCACGAGAGCAAAGGTGACCTGAGGAAGGATTCGCGAATGATGGAAATAGTGGCGCGTACGAACGAGCTTTCTGGCGCGGGGACGGTGCCGACCTTTTCAGTGTACCTGCTGAGCGAAAAGTGTGGCGTTATCGAATGGATTGAGAACATGCAGACCTTTGGGTCGGCGGTTAGAGAGGACCTGAAGGCCCTTGCCCTTAACGAGCGCAAGATAAGTGAATTGCAGAGGAAGTTTGTCAAATCCGTGGCTGCAGGCGAGTTTGCCCGCAGCCACAGCTTATTTTGCGGGGAAATACTCCCGCTCATCCCCCCAGTGCTGCACAGGGTCTACATGCATTGGTTTGGCAGCGACCCCCTTAAATGGTACAGGAACAGGATGTCCTATACGCATTCTACCGCTATGTGGTCCATCCTGGGGTTTGTGGTCGGGTTGGGGGATCGCCACGGCGATAACCTGCTCCTCAGCAAGGCCACGGGCCAAGTCATGCACGTTGACTTTGACTGCCTCTTTGGAAAGGGCCTGAAGCTAGCCATCCCAGAACTCGTCCCGTTTAGGCTCACGCAAAACGTCATCTCGGGAATGGGCATTTGCGGAGTAATGGCGGAATCCCCCTTTGCCCAACATGCCCTGCACGTGCTCGGAATGCTGCGGCGCGAACGGAAACACCTAATGTCCCTCCTCCTCTGCTTCGTCTTCGATCCGCTGATCGAGTGGGAAAGAACTGGAAGGGAGGCGGGGGTAGAAACGGGCCAGTGCGTGACCAGACAAATTGAGCACAAACTAAAGGGAGCGGTTAACTTCACGTGTCTAACGTCTACTTCTGCGCTAGATTCCCATCCCACCGTCGCGGAGCCCGCGGTACAGGGCCTTGAGCCCTCCAGGCAGTTAGAGCTGCTGGTAAACACCGCCACCTGCAGCCACAACCTGTCTAGAATGTTCGTGGGCTGGGCGCCCTGGCTGTAG
- a CDS encoding hypothetical protein (overlaps_old_locusTagID:BBM_III07805), translated as MRVERVNGICGPRGALSSIDFQPHSEHRETHRLATSGGPTIKIWSLEWPCPQSAANGGPNNVKWQCLYTNSSHSPYDVVLVRFSFDGRLLLSVNSRGTVIILKMKTPRVINVSANNCTSNKLELPANVAISACTTAAGEDWLAMDELVWPSEIGQVADACWAPDNRSVAGGGSSGVAVLDIYTRQVVAMFGVPGTGGCVVESVKSLSWDPMTIFIAITCTTSFSMWRRAKNDSSNSYHKWTFTLEKYVPTHSLSQLISYRPSWCPRGRLVSVPLESDLDAKNAVKNDAPTMGCNVYMIDKPENGSSVTNSPMRLLGHVNKVTNVRFSSDILKFDEYLGGAKVALFAQTSEDGVLSVWTLGFDGNNSKCLVAVSSLLDEQVAVSDLAWGNRGSWLAIAQTCGGIILLDFKHSDINATFYTNWMRGRRVPDTSPPQIEADPNSPCTVNSTANTSADQNIDGYTVISKGFVGLGDYCGNRIFEKHSKIQTPLQAQRMVQFESTRPVYYEVITCLLALPSNSGVSDDEMTWLDMDSTQLTTSLVSAQIDSVENITKAPLTTPSLAPTLMAPAPIVQDKRGKRGKVPGKPNITPSTTLPVHTLISPTRIAMASCGVVTLMNAEGNLWKPVFTINVGREVLVLSNDNGYLAIITKANDVPSVTVVIESTGQVVMATNLLGESLTRDSVVRTKITATSLVIAIFNRGKSFTINHLSNGIFTRVIEMGNQQKEFLHKVTGFAILDTTANINYQQRGSLHNNDSFIEIDLLVCIFKTSDGHVHLCPAVGKSIGRALPLDVGKVETPPANGPDALKECFKICSDRSTRPSLMAVASCLLGNTTEFTYWYSSLLSQLIKEQRIDLLFRAIETLFKSKILPLETSETLVIDDKIDNPLYRRFLKQLPLNLDKIADGLIYPILRGEFKGLPGPIPGAHDLLANIPMWIREIQLSQHDSCPNISN; from the coding sequence ATGCGCGTGGAACGGGTTAATGGAATTTGTGGCCCTAGGGGCGCACTCTCATCTATAGACTTCCAACCACACTCAGAACACAGAGAAACACATAGGTTGGCCACCTCTGGCGGACCTACGATCAAAATTTGGTCATTAGAGTGGCCATGTCCACAATCGGCCGCCAATGGGGGCCCTAATAACGTAAAATGGCAATGCTTATATACCAACTCATCGCACTCTCCCTATGATGTTGTCTTAGTTAGGTTTTCCTTTGATGGAAGGCTACTCTTGAGCGTTAACTCTAGGGGAACCGTTATCATACTTAAAATGAAAACCCCCCGGGTTATAAACGTATCTGCAAATAACTGCACGTCTAACAAGCTGGAATTACCAGCTAATGTCGCTATCAGCGCCTGTACAACTGCAGCCGGTGAGGACTGGCTCGCCATGGATGAGTTGGTGTGGCCCAGCGAAATTGGGCAGGTTGCCGATGCTTGCTGGGCGCCGGATAACAGATCCGTCGCTGGAGGTGGTTCTAGCGGGGTAGCAGTACTGGACATCTACACCAGGCAGGTGGTAGCCATGTTTGGCGTGCCTGGGACCGGCGGCTGTGTGGTTGAAAGCGTCAAGTCGCTGAGCTGGGACCCCATGACAATTTTCATCGCAATAACCTGCACCACAAGTTTTTCCATGTGGAGACGCGCAAAAAATGATTCATCAAATAGCTACCACAAGTGGACTTTCACACTTGAAAAGTACGTGCCAACCCATTCGTTGTCTCAGCTCATATCCTATAGACCTTCTTGGTGTCCAAGGGGACGGCTGGTATCAGTGCCTCTGGAGTCAGATTTAGATGCGAAAAATGCAGTTAAAAACGATGCGCCCACGATGGGGTGTAATGTGTACATGATTGATAAGCCAGAAAATGGATCCAGCGTCACGAATTCACCCATGCGACTTTTGGGGCATGTTAACAAAGTTACCAATGTCAGATTTTCATCCgacattttaaaattcgACGAATACCTTGGGGGTGCAAAAGTGGCGCTCTTCGCTCAGACGAGCGAAGACGGCGTACTATCTGTATGGACTTTGGGCTTCGATGGCAACAATTCCAAATGCTTGGTGGCCGTGTCTAGTTTATTGGACGAACAAGTGGCAGTGAGCGATCTGGCCTGGGGGAATCGTGGCAGTTGGCTTGCAATAGCACAGACATGTGGCGGTATAATTCTCCTAGACTTCAAACACTCTGACATTAACGCCAcattttacacaaattgGATGAGGGGGAGAAGGGTACCTGATACGTCGCCGCCGCAAATTGAGGCCGATCCCAATTCTCCATGCACGGTTAACTCCACTGCCAACACTTCTGCCGatcaaaatattgatgGTTATACCGTCATTAGCAAGGGGTTTGTAGGCCTAGGCGATTATTGTGGAAATAGGATTTTTGAAAAACATTCAAAAATCCAAACCCCGCTCCAGGCACAGAGAATGGTACAATTTGAGTCTACTCGCCCTGTGTACTATGAAGTTATTACGTGTTTGTTGGCCTTACCTAGCAATTCTGGGGTTTCTGACGATGAGATGACTTGGCTCGATATGGATTCAACGCAACTCACAACTTCGTTGGTGTCAGCTCAAATAGATTCGGTAGAAAATATCACAAAGGCGCCCCTAACCACCCCGAGTTTAGCTCCTACATTAATGGCACCAGCTCCAATTGTACAGGACAAGCGAGGGAAAAGAGGCAAGGTCCCGGGGAAACCTAATATAACACCTTCTACAACTCTGCCAGTGCACACTTTAATTTCACCCACTCGCATTGCGATGGCAAGCTGCGGTGTAGTCACTTTAATGAACGCAGAGGGCAATCTATGGAAACCAGTATTTACCATAAATGTGGGCAGGGAAGTGCTGGTCCTATCGAACGATAATGGTTACCTTGCTATCATCACCAAGGCTAACGATGTACCTTCTGTCACTGTAGTCATAGAATCTACTGGACAAGTTGTTATGGCAACGAATCTATTGGGCGAATCACTCACTAGGGATTCAGTTGTTCGCACCAAAATTACCGCCACTTCACTTGtcattgcaatttttaatagGGGCAAATCCTTCACTATCAACCATCTGAGCAACGGGATATTCACTCGTGTTATAGAAATGGGGAATCAACAGAAGGAATTCCTCCACAAAGTAACTGGatttgcaattttggaCACAACTGccaatattaattaccAACAAAGAGGCTCGTTGCACAATAATGACAGTTTTATCGAGATTGATCTACTggtatgtatatttaaaacCAGTGACGGGCACGTGCATCTGTGCCCCGCAGTGGGCAAATCAATCGGCAGGGCACTGCCTCTGGATGTGGGTAAAGTTGAAACGCCCCCTGCAAACGGACCAGATGCACTGAAGGAATGTTTTAAGATTTGCAGTGATAGATCTACACGTCCTTCTTTGATGGCGGTGGCATCTTGTCTCCTTGGAAACACCACCGAATTTACTTACTGGTACTCATCCTTACTATCGCAACTTATCAAGGAACAACGCATTGACCTCTTGTTTCGCGCTATTGAGACCCTGTTCAAATCTAAAATTTTACCTTTAGAGACTAGCGAAACGCTAGTTATCGATGACAAAATTGACAATCCATTATACAGGCGATTTCTGAAGCAGCTTCCGCTAAACCTGGATAAGATTGCGGATGGGCTGATCTATCCCATATTGAGGGGGGAATTCAAGGGGCTGCCTGGGCCAATCCCCGGGGCCCATGATCTACTAGCCAACATTCCCATGTGGATACGCGAGATCCAACTATCGCAGCACGACTCCTGCCCAAACATCTCTAACTAG